The following DNA comes from Desulfurellaceae bacterium.
TCGCTACACAAGCCCGGACGCCGACTGCTTAGCATGCCTGCTTGGGTCCTGCCAACAGCCGGAGGAGAAAGGAACAGGTGTCATGAGCACAAAACTTTCGTACTGGCCCTACAACACATACAACTGGGGGCGTTGGCCAAATGACCGGGGAACGCTCAATCTGCTGACCGAAGGAACGACCGCGAGAGCCATCGCCTCGGTCAAAACCCATCAGACGTTTGCTCTCGGAGCCCCACTCCAGGCCGATGAAATAGCCAATGACACGAGAACATATCAGCATAAGCTGCTGAGGGTCGGGGATTACATCTACGGACCGGAGGGAGAGCCTGTTCAGGAAGCCGCTGATCTCGTTTCCGTCGCCATCCACGGGATGACGAATTCCCATATCGACGCGTATAATCATGTCGGCCATAACGGGAAGTCGTTTAATGGTGCCAATTTCACAGACAATATTTCTCAGGAAACAGGCGGGACGCGCTATACGATTATGGACAATCCAGCCATTGTGACACGGGCGTGGCTCGTCGATGTTCCGCGTGGTCGCGGTGTCAGCGTCCTGAAGCGCGGGACACCGGTGGTTCCAGACGATCTGCTACACCTCCAAGATCAGGTCGAACCGGGCGATGCGTTAGTCATTCGGACAGGGCGTTACGCAACCGCGGTCGTCCGGCCTGATGATCCAGGTGCGCAAGACGACCACGGGAATTGGTCAGGACTGCATGTCGATTGCATTGATCTGATTGCCAAGTGGGACATTGCCACCGTGGCAACAGACAGTTCAGGCGATAACTTTCCGAGCACAACACCGGAATGTTCGGTGCCGATACACATTCTGACAGAAGCCTATCTGGGGCTGCCGCTTATTCACCATTTGTTTCTGGAAGAGATTGCCGGCCACCTCGCCGAGCGTTCACACAAAGATTTTATGCTGACGGTTGCCCCGCTCCGCATTGTCGGCGGAACAGGCTCACCCGTCAGTCCGGTCGGGATTATTTAGATCAACGACATGGCCCATCTTCCTGGACAGGTGTCCCCGGAACTCGGGGGCGTTGATCGACATGAAGGCCATGCTCGCTCCTTTTTTCGCGGCGGGTGCGGACCGGCCTAGGCTTGGGCTCCGGCCTTGGCGTCCTCGCGCATGGCCTCTTGCAGCTTGTCGAGCCCCGCCTGGGTCGTCACGTCACACTCGACCAGGCCCCGGGGCAGGTCGAACAGCACCACGTGTGACGCCTTGTGGTTGCTGAAGATCTCGAACGTGGTACAGCCCTCGGGACCGGCGATATGCGGTCCATACACCTTGTTGGGCTCGCTGACCATGATGTCGCCGACCCCAAGCATGCGCTCGCCCACATCGAGCGTACCCCGGACCACGATCTCAAAGCGGTAGCAGTCGTGACCGTGGCGGGGCAGCACGCAGCCCGGTCCCATGCGTAGAGCCACCACTGTTGCCGGGTTGTCTTTCATCTCACCCAGCGGAAAATAGGCCAGACCGGTCACCCCGCCCTGGATGGCGTGGCGCATATTGTCGGGACACAGCTCCCACAGTTCGGCATCGTCTAATGACAGAAAAGGCATGCTACTTCCCTCCTTCTTGCACGCGCCCGGACGACGCCGGGCTTCCCTCTTCATATTGGGGAAAGGGTTTTGTGTCAAAGGCCAAAATGCTACGAAGGGGGCAGGAGGACAGCTATGCCATTTACCGGAGGCTGCGCGTGTGGCGCGATTCGTTACGAGTGTAGTGCCGAGCCCCTGTTCATGGGCAATTGCCACTGCCGGGAGTGTCAGTGGGTGAGCGGCGGCGGGCACACCTCGAGCCTGATGGTCCCGGCCGCTGCCGTTACCATCAGCGGCGAGGTCAAGTACCATGAACGCAAGGGCGACAGCGGCAACACGGTCCGCAAGGGCTTTTGCCCCGAGTGCGGCACCCCGCTGTTCAGCCGACCGGCCATCCTGGCCGACAAAATGGGTATCCGGGTGGGTACTTTAGACGACTCCAGCTGGTTTCGGCCGGGCGCCAACATCTGGACCTCCAGTGCCCAGCCCTGGGATGTGCTCGACCCCGACCTGCCGGCCTACCCCAAGATGCCGCCCCTGCCCGGCAGCGAATAGGCCGCAACAACTCCGGCGCAAAGGAAAGGAGAACGCTGACTTCTTCGGTAGTCATCAGCGTTTCCCTTGAGCCTATGGCCAAGCGTCCCTACGATCCCTACTACCGCAACTTTCCGTCTACCGTCCTGCCGGCCCGCACGCCGTTCACCCGTTCGGGCCGCGGCGACGCCGGCTATGTGTTCTTCTACCTGACCCACCGCAAACCCAACTGGAGTCTGCTGCTGGACAAGGCGCGGCTGGAGTATATCTACGCCGAAGCCCAGGAGCGCATTCCCAAGGACTTTACCCAGTTCCTGCTGCTCGAAAAGGTGTACAGCACGCCCAAGCCCGCCCAGCGCTCGGCCCTGTCACGACCCGCCCCACCCGCCCCGTCGGTCGCAAAACCGGACGGTTCGTCCACCCTGCTCGTCCTGCGCGAGCCCGACCCGGTGTTCACCGAGCAGGGCGACCTGGTGTCCTACCATCTCCACCAGGGCGAAGCCATCGCCGCCGCCGACACCTACGCCCGGCTCAACCAGCGCCGCGCCATCGTCGGTCTGCTGGTGTGGGACGAGCGCTGGTATTAGCGGAGCCCTCGATTTTTTGGAATCCCGAATTTCGGTTCTCTCTTATCCGGGTGATATTGCGCTGTCTCAACTGACCGTCGGCTGGCGAACCGACCGGACCGTGAGCCGCAAGCCTTCGTGCGCCTGAAGGCAGCGGATGATCTCGAACAGGTTCCGGGCTTGCGGATTACCGTTCGGGCCAAACATGCGCATCAGGCTCTTGGGCGACTTGTCAGTCAATCCGCCGAGCGCCTCAAACCCGATAGTCGCATTGATATAGTCGCGCAGTACCGCCTTACCGGTCTCCACATCGCCCGAAAGCAGGCACTCGACCCCTTCCTTGAGCAGTGCCTCGCGGAAGGCCGGGTCGCGCCCGATACGCGCCTGAATCGTCTCCTTGAAGTGTCGTGTCAGGGACATGCCTAGGTCTCCCGTCGTTTGCGCCGTTTATATTCCCGCCAGAGGTCGCGGGCAGTCTCGATATCCTGTTGTTGATGCCTCTTGGTCCCACCGCAGAGGAGAATGATCCAGGTATCGCCATCCTTGCCGAAATAGACTCGATAGCCAGGGCCGAAGTCTATCCGGTGTTCGAGCACGCCGGCACCTACGCTCTTGACACCGGAGAGGTTTCCTTGCTCCATCCGGACCAGTGCTGTCGCCACCTTGGCCGCAGCTTGAGCGTTAAGCCGATTGAACCATCTGGCGTACGGGCTACGGCCTTTGGCATCGACATATTCCCTGATTTCGATCATCGCTATCGCTATAAAGTAACTTACACGTTACTAACCCTATTCATCAAGTCCCAACGGCAAGAAAGAGGAGTGGAATCCGAGGACCGAGGTGATCCAGACCACCTTCCGCTCTTGTTACATGAGATTCGTATGCTCTCCTTCAAAATCACGCAAAATCACGACGGCTGGCTCGTCTTCTGGCGTGATCCTGACTAAAGAGGCGATGATGCGGCTCAGGGTGAAGAAGGGCGATACGCTCTCTCTGATCGAGGCCCCGGATGGCAGCTATCGACTCACGCCTTACGATCCCGAATTTGCGCGGCAGATGGCGCTCGCCGAAGACATCATGCACGACGGCCGCGAGGTACTGCGAGCCTCGGCGAGAGGAAGGTTTGCGCTTGCTCATACAAACCCGGGCGCAAGGGCAACTCCGGCGGTTGCGCGGAAAGTTGCGGTGGGAGGGCTCGCTCGACGAAATGCGGCGCGACCGATGATCGTTGTCGATTCTTCCGTTCTGGAAACCCTGTAAGCACCAGAGACCGGTATCACAACCGAGCAATGGGGATCGTTTTCAGATGGGCTTCAACGGTCCGTACGACTTCGGCAGCCAGCGGAAGGTTCGCCTTGTGGGTGCGCCAGTGCTGGTGAAACAACGTAACGGTTTCACAGGCAGTATCGAGCACGAGCCTTTCCGGCAGTCGGGCCTTGGCGGCAAGATGCGACAGCTCGTCCTCTGAAAATTCAGAGAAACGCTTGGTCCGGCTGAAATTGAGGGCGGCCTTACCATCCGGGATATAGGCGATCGTGGAAACGAAATCATAGGCTGGCGCCAAGGCGGCATGCCGCCGGTCCGGGTAGATCAACGACCAGTTCTTCAAATGCATGTCGGCATTGCCGATCAGCGTGTTGAAGGTCAGCCTGCGGATAAACTCGGCAATGTCCGCTTCGCCGCCCTCAGCGCCAATGACTCTGCCAATGCTGCGCATGCTGGCGTTCTTGTATTTTGCCTCGGGGTAGACCCCGAATATCTGTGCGAAATCTTCGACGTGAACGACCTCTCCGCCCGGCAACCGGTCGAAGCGCTCGATCACGAGCGCCTGCCCTTCAAGAGTGCCGATACCATCCGGTAGATTTCGGATGGCACCAATATCGATGAGCCGGAGGGCCGGTACGTCCATACCGACAAGCCGGGCCAGCGTCATCATCGAGAATTCGTTCTCGGGCACGCCCGCAAATCCGCGCGAGGGCAGCTTCACGATCCACGAGCCGCCAGCGCCTCCGGCCGGAATGGTGAGCCCACCGGCAGCCTCGGTGATGGCCGAGAATTTGAGTTGCACGCCGGCCAATGAAAAGCGCAGAGCATCGCCGCGGTGATCGTCATCACGATCATCATCGGCGGTCCTGTGATCATCAGGCGACCATGCTTCGCCATCGGCCGGCCTGATTGTGATCGCACCCGGCAGGTCCCTGCCCAGCACCCAGAGCAGGAAAAACTCGCGCACAGGACTCACCCCGGCCCGTTCAGCCAGATAGGTGCGCAGGTGCCCTTCGGGCAGCAAATTCGAGAAGAACGGGTGAACCCGTGTCTGGGTGGGCCTGAAGGCGGTGATCAATTCACCAAGCTGGTCCTTAAAACCCAGCCCGAGCACCGGCCGATTGTCGTCGGCGCTGTAGTCATCGTTGAAGGCAAAGAGCGTCCGGTCACCTCCAACGCGGGTGAGCGTGCCGACCGGCTCATCGTAAAGCAGGACATCGAGGACGTTGACGTTAGCCATGATCGTCCTCTTCCAGGCTATAGGCCGGGCGCACGGACTCCGTCGATGCGCGGGCTGCGGCGCCCCTTGCAATCAGCTGGACCGCCGAGACGGACTTGCGGGGCACGAGCATCAACTCCAGATCAAGAATGCGAGCGAGCGCGACCAAGCTCGAGATTCTGAGATCGACCGCACCGTTCTCGATCTTCGAGATATGGCCCTGCGGCACGCCCGACTTGGCGCTCAGCTCACGCTGGCTGAGACCCTTGGCTCTGCGAGCGGTCCGCAGCGTAGCGACGATATCCTCGGTCGCATAGCTCATTTTATACTCTATTCTATATCAAAAATTAAATAAGATACTCTTTTACATATCATTCTTGAGTTTTGTTTCAAGAGCGAGCACGAACGACCCCGATCCCGCTGCTAGCGAACCGACCGGACCGTGAACCGTCAGCCTTCATGCGCCTGAAGGCAGCGGATGATCTCGAACAGGTTCCGGGCTTGCGGATTGCCGTTCGGGCCGAACATACGCATCAGACTCTTGGGCGACTTGTCGGTCAACCCGCCAAGCGCCTCACATAGGGCTTTGCTCCCATCGGGGAACACCTGGGTCTGGAAACCCTCTAAAAAATAGAGCCTGGATGAAACGGAGTAGAATCCGGGGACCGAGTTGGGGAGGGGTTGTTCAGACACGCCAGATATTGCCTGGCCGTACACAGCCTGATAGGAAAATACAACTTTCCAACTTCTATTGTGAGGTTTACAATGCCGCTGGTCACCGTGAAGCCGAAATTCCAGGTCACCATTCCCGCCAAGCTGCGACAACAGATTAATCTGCGCGAAGGCGACCTGATGGAGGCCACCGTCGTCGAAGATGGCATCCTCCTACGGCCCAAGGAGGTGGTGGACCGCACTGTTGCCGCCGACCGTATTGCGTCCATCCTCGCGCATACCGAGCCCTCGCCCCAAGACGCCGACCGTTCCGAGGACGAGATCATGCAAGATACCCTCGCCGATATAGCAAAGGCCCGCAGAGAGCGTCGTAAGCGCAAGGCATGAGGTCGTCATCGACTGCAACGTCCTCGTCTCGGCGGCACGGTCTGGAGGCGTTTGCGGCAGGGTCATTGTCGAGGCGGTGCGTCGTCACGAGGTCGTGCTGTCAGACCCCATCGTCGATGAGTATGGGATGGTCGCCGGGCGACTCGGCCACGCCCCCTACCGTAACAGCCTGCGGGCTCTTATCAGGCAACTTGAACAAGTCGCCATCGTTGTCGAGCCGGCAGAGGTGGTATTCGGTCTCAGAGACCCGGATGATGAAGTCTATCTGGCAACTGCGATGGCCGGCGACGCCGTTCTGATTACCGGCAACAGGCGAGATTTCACGGAACCACAATACGGACCGGTCAAAGTCTTCTCTCCACGCGATTTCCTCAATCGAATGACGCGGGGCTGATGGTGAGAAATGGAGCCTGGCTGGAACGGCGTGGAATCCAGAGACCGACCATGCCTATGGGATTGGGGCGTCAGGCGGAATCCCGGATTCCGTGATCTCCAGGTCATGAGTCTGACGCTCAAAGAGTCAAGCTGGAGCATTGCCAGTGATGCCAGAGTTAGCTGAGGCTGCTTCCGGTCGCGGAGAACTGAGTTGGTCCAGGAGGTCTTGGGCGGCGGCTTCTCCGCTGCGCACACAGTCGGCGATACCGACCCCGCGGTAGGCGCTGCCGGCCAGGGCCAGACCGGGGTGAGCTGCCACCCGCTGCTCAATGGCCGCCACCCGCCCCAGATGGCCGACCAGATACTGCGGCATGGAATGCGGATAGCGGGCGATCAGGCTGAAGAGCGGAGCCGCCTCAATGCCTAGCAGGGCGGCAAACTCCCGGCGAACCGCGCCCTCCATCTCGTCATCGTCCAGCTCAAACAGCTCGGCCTGCAAGGCTCCGCCGACAAAGGCGCGCAGCAAGACCTGGCCGTCCGGGGCCCGCCCGGGGTATTTCACGCTGGAGAAGGTGCCCGCAATAATCGCACGATTCTCGATGCGCGGCACAACAAAACCAAAGCCGTTCAGGGCGTGCGGAACGTCCTGGCGGCGATAGGCCAGACTAACGGTGGCGGCCGAGCTGTAGCTCATGGCCGCCAAGCGCTCGGCCAGGTCGGCGTCGCACGCGCGCAGCATCCGAGCCGTCTGAAAAGCGGGCGTGGCCAGGATCACTCCGTCGGCCTGGAGACGGCCGCCGTCCCGGCGCTCGATCTGCCAGGTCGCGTCGTGGAACTGCACCGAGCGCACCGCGCTGCCGTAACGCATCGTGCCGAGCGACAGGCGTCCCACAAGCGTATCGACCAGCTGCTGCATCCCGTTTCTGAGGCTCACAAACAGACTCCAACGCGCCCCGCTGGCTCCCTTGGCGTCTTGGGTGTTGCGCCCGGCCCGCCACAGACCATAGATCAGGCTGCGCCGTTCGCGCTCCATCTGGAGAAAACGCGGCATGGTGGCCGCCAGGCTCAGCTCGGCCGGGTCGGCCGTGTAGATCCCGCCAATCAGGGGTTGGGCGACCCGCTCCAGGGCTTCGCGACCGAGCCGCCGCCGGACAAAAGAGCCGAGGCTCTCATCGTCCTGCTGGGGTCCGCGCGGCAGGACCAGATCCAGGCCCATCCGCAGCTTTCCCGGCCAGGAAAAGAGGCGGGAACGCACGAGTGAGCCCAAACGGGTCGGGGCCAGCAGCATGAAGCCTTCGGGCAAAGGCTCCAGCCGCCCTTGGCGCACCACAAAGGTGGTCCGAAACTGGTCCTGGGTGCCGATCAGTTCGTCTTCCAAGCCCAGGCGACGGCACAGGGCCAAGGCCCACGGCTTTTCGGAGATAAAGGAATCGGGGCCGTACTCGAGTACGAAGCCGTCGCGCTGCTCCGTGCCAATCGTCCCGCCCACACGGTCACTGGCTTCGAGTACGGTGCAGCGCAACGGGACTTCGCGCTCCCGGCTCAACTCCTCAAGACGGTGGGCCGCAGCCAGCCCGGCAATACCCCCACCGATGATTGCGATGTGTGCCGGAGCAGATGCCATGTTCATGCCCTTTCCCACTCCTGCCGCACGAGCGCCGCCAGCATTTGAATGAACGCGGGATGAGCGTTTACCGTGCTGGCGCGGTGCATGCTCAGGCCCAGCCCCTCGGCAATCTGCCTGGCCTCGGTATCGAGATCGTACAGCACTTCCATGTGATCGCACACAAATCCGATGGGGCACACAACACACTCGCGCGCGCCCTCGGCCGCCAGCTGTCGCACCACCGCGCCGATATCCGGATCCAGCCACGGCGTGCGCGGATCGCCGCTGCGGCTCTGGTAGGCCACCCGCCAAGCCGCGTGGCCCAGCCTGTCGGCCACCAGGCGGGCGCCAGTTTCGATTTGGGTCACGTATCGGGCGGTGCTCGGCAGCGCGCTGGGCACGCTGTGGGCGGTAAAAACGAGCGGCGTGGCCGGACGTCGGTTCTGGGGTATAGGGGCAAAGGCCCGTTGGGTGAGGTCGCTGAGCGCGTCGATGAACAGCGGATGCTCGTGCCAGCCGGGCAAATAGGTCACGCTAGGCGCCCGACCGCCGAGCCGTTCCTGGGCGGCCGCAACATCGTGCTGGTAGCGCTGCCAGCCGGCCTCGCTGTGTTGGGCGGACATGATGACGCCCAGGGCCCGGCCTACCCCGTCGGCCGCCATGCGATCCAGAGTGTCGTGGATATACGGATGCCAGTTGCGCATGCCGACATACACCGGCAGATCCAGTCCGTCGTCGGCCAGCGCCGTGCGCAGGGCGTCGGCCTGACGCAGGGTGATGGCCTTGAGCGGCGAGCGGCCGTTGAACAGCGCGTAGTGGGCCACGACCGCTTCGAGCCGCTGGGGGGGGACGGGGCGGCCGCGCAACACATTGGCCAGAAAGGGACGTACCTCGTCCATGTTTTCCGGGCCGCCAAAGGCGAGCAGCAGGATCGCGTCAAAAGGCATGGGGATAAGACACGGGCTCAGGCGTGACTGGGAGCAGGCGAGCATTCATCGGGCCGACATTTCGTGCACCAGCTCGACCAGGGCAATCACCTGCTCGACCGGCGTGTGGGGCAGAATGCCGTGGCCGAGGTTGAACACGTGGCCCGGACGACCGGCCGCCGCGTCCAGCACCCGCGCGGTCCGGTCGCGCAGGATATCGAGCGGGGCAAACAGGCTGATCGGATCCAGGTTGCCCTGCACGGCTCGGTCAAAGCCGATCCGCGGCCAGGCTGCGTCGAGGTCGGTCCGCCAGTCCACCCCGATCACGTCTCCGCCAGCCTCGGCCAGCAGCTCCAGCAGGCCGGCCGTGTTGGTGCCAAAGTGGATGACCGGCACCCCCGGAGCCAGACCGCCTATCAAAGCCTGCATGTGGGGCAGGATGAAGCTGCGGTAGTCGGCGGGCGACAGACAGCCGATCCACGAGTCAAACAGCTGAACAGCCTGCGCTCCGGCCGCAATCTGGCCGTTCAGATAGTCGGTCGTGACTTGGACAAGATAGGCCATCAGCGCCCGCCAGGCGCCAGGGTCGGCGTACATCAGGCGCTTGGTCTCGATATAGTGGCGCGAGCCACCGCCCTCAATCAGATACGAGGCCACGGTGAAGGGAGCGCCGGCAAAGCCGATCAGGGCAATCTCCTGGGGCAAAGCGGTCCGAGCCCGGCGGACCGCCTCAAACACAAATTCCAGGGCCGGGGCAGCGGGCTGGGCGTGCAGCCGATCAATGTCGCGGCCCGAACGCAGCGGCCGGTGGATGACCGGCCCGTCGCCCTGAGAGAACTCCAGGCCGACCCCCATCGGCTCCACAATCAGCAGAATATCGGCAAAGATAATGGCCGCATCAACGCCCAGCCGCTCAACCGCCTCGACCGTCACCTGGGCGGCCAGCTCGGGCGTTTTGCACAGCTCAAGAAACGAGACCTTGTCTCGCACAGCCCGGTACTCGGGCATATAGCGCCCGGCCTGACGCATCAGCCACACCGGCGTGTAGGGGGTTGGTTGGCGGCGGCAGGCCTGGAGAAAAACGGGCTCTTTCATTGCTCGGCATCCTACCATAGGATGCCGGCTAAAACAGGAGGCAAGCCATGTCTGAGCTTTTGACCCACCACACGAAAATGATCAACGGCTTTCGCATGCATTACGTCACGGCCGGCTCCGGCTATCCGCTGGTGTTTGTCCACGGCTGGCCGCAGAGCTGGTACGAGTGGCGCAAAATCATGCCGGCCCTGGCCGAGCGTTTTACCGTTATAGCCCCGGATCTGCGCGGGCTGGGGGATTCCGGTCGGCCGCTGACCGGCTATGACAAGCGTACCCTGGCCTCCGACGTGCACGCCCTGGTGCAGTCTCTGGGTTATGACAAGATCGGCCTGACCGGCCACGACTGGGGCGGGGCGGTAGCCTACTATCTGGCCTACGATCACCCCGAAATGGTCGAGCGGTTGATGATTCTGGATATGATACCGGGCCTGGGCCGTACCGGCGACAAAATGGACCTGCAGCTCGCCCAGCGCTTCTGGCACGTGTTTTTTCACGCCGGCATTCCCGACCTGGCCGAACGGCTGGTCAGCACCAATGTCCGGGCCTATCTGAGCCATTTCTATACCTCGCCGGACTACAACTACAGTCCGACGGTCTTCAGCAAGGAAGACATTGACGAGTATGTCCGGGTCTACTCGGCGCCTGGAGCCCTGCGCGCCGGCTTTCAGTATTACGCTACCGGCTTGAACCAGGATTTGGACAACCTCAAGAGCTGTACCGAGAAACTCACGATGCCGATCCTGGCCTGGGGCGGAGAACGCTTCATGGCCGATATCGTGTCGGTCTGGCAGGGCGTAGCCGAGAACGTGCAGGGCGGCGCGGTGCCCGAGTGTGGCCATTTTATCGCCGAAGAGCAGCCCGCGTTTGTCATTCAGCAGGCGACCGGGTTTTTCGAGCCGCTGCGCAGCCGCGCCTAGCCCTATCACGCTCCGGGAGTAGTCCCCATGGCCTGGTTGTCCGTGTTCATCGCCGGTGTGTTTGAGACGGTGTGGGCGATTGGCATGAAATACTCGGACGGCTTCAGCCGCCTGTGGCCGAGTGTGCTGACCATAGGCGCGATGCTGATCAGCTTTGGGCTGTTGTCCTACGCGCTGAAGACCCTGCCGGTCGGCACGACCTACGCAGTGTGGACCGGCATCGGGGCGGCCGGCACGGCGCTGCTGGGCATGCTGCTGTTTGGCGAATCGCGCGACGCCGCGCGGCTCGTGTGCATCGGGCTGATTATCGCCGGCATTCTCGGTCTGCGGCTGGTGGAGCAGCCCTGAGGCCCGTGTCGGCCCGGATAAACACAACAGACAACCCCAGAGCAGCTCGACCACAGCGCGGCCGTGTCAACACGAAAGATACCCTATGAAATTCGGACTCCACTACCAACTCCCCCACGCGCCGCACGAAACTGCGGTCGAACGCTACCGCACCTCTCTGGACCAAGCCGTGTATGGCGAGACGCTCGGCTTCGAGTCGGTCTGGCCGGTCGAGCAGCATTTCAACGCCGAATTCTCCCTGCTGCCGTCCCCGCTGCTGTGGCTGGCCGCGCTGTCGGAACGCACCCGGACCATACGGCTCGGCATCGGGATCATCCTGCTGCCGCTGTCGCATCCGGTCCGGGTAGCCGAGGAAGTCGCCACCCTGGATACGCTCAGCAACGGCCGGGTGGAATTCGGCATCGGCAGAGGGGTGTTCCCGTCCCACTTTGCCGGCTTCGGCATCCCTCAGGAAGAGAGCCGGGAGCGGCTATTGGAGGGCCTGGAGTTGATTTTGCGAGCCTGGACCCAAGAGCGCTTCTCGTACAACGGCCGCTTTTTTCAGGTCGAAGACCTGTCCGTGGTGCCCAAGCCGGTCCAGCAGCCGCATCCGGCCGTTCATGTGGCGGCCAATACGGCCGAAACCTACGAGCTGATGGGGCGCCTGGGCTACTCCATTCTGTCGGCCTCACAGGTCAATACCTTTGCCAAGCTGCGCGAACTGATTCCCCTCTACCGCCGGGCCTACCGCGAGGCTGGACATCAGGGCTCAGACCGGGAGACCCTGACCCTGCTGTCGCCGGTCTTCGTCGGGGAGAGTCCGGCCCAGATTCGGGACACCGTCGAGCCGAGCATCATGCGCTTCATTCAGTCGGTCATCAACGCTTTTCCGCCGATTCAGGACGACGGCTCGGACAGGAACCGGCTGCTACAAGAAGCGGCCGACCGCCTGCGCCGGACCACCTTCGAGCAGGTGTGCGAGGCCATGGCGGTGTACGACACGCCCGAAGCGTGCGTAGAGCGTCTCAAGAGCCTGGAAGAAGAGTTTGGCATGGGTCGGATGCTGTGCTGGTTCAATACCGGCGGCCTGATCCCCCACGAGCAGGTCAAGCGCAGCATGCAGTTGTTTGCCGACAAAGTCATGCCGCATTTCTCATGAACTTCATCCGCTCGACCCGCTCCGTCACCCCAGCACCCTTGACCGAGCGCGGATTCAACGGGAAGATCAGTAGGAGCGTTATTTAACTTTCGCTATAATTTCGCCTATAATTCGCCGGTGGAGGAGGATGTATGAAACAGTCGGCGGTGGCAGAGCGGATTCTCCCGGCAGACTTGGGCCAACAGGCCGAACAACGCTATCTGAACTACGCCCTGAGCGTCATCACCTCCCGGGCGCTGCCCGACGTGCGCGACGGGCTGAAACCCGTCCAGCGCCGGCTGCTGTACGCCATGTTCCAGAACCTGCGCCTGGGCGGCAACGCCCGGCCGCGCAAATCGGCGGCGGTGGTCGGTGAGGTGCTGGGCAAATATCATCCCCACGGCGATCAGGCCGCGTATGACGCCATGGTCCGCCTGGCCCAGCCCTTCTCCATGCGCTACCCGCTGGTCCACGGCGAGGGCAATTTCGGCTCGCTGGACGGCGATAACGCCGCCGCCATGCGCTACACCGAGGCCAAGCTGGCGCCCCTGGCCGAAGAGCTGTTCCGGGATCTGCGCGGCAACACGATTCCCTACCGTCCGAACTACGACGCCACGGTTGAGGAACCGGTCGTCCTGCCCGCAGCCATTCCCCAGCTGTTGCTGAACGGCGCCAGCGGCATCGCCGTCGGCATGGCGACCAATATCCCGCCGCATAATTTTCACGAGGTGGTGGGCGCCCTGCTGGCCATGCTGAAGGACCCGGACATCAGCACCGCGAGCCTGCTCCGCTCGATCAAAGGCCCGGACTTTCCGACCGGGGGGGAAATCCTGACCTCCAAATCCGAGCTGCGCCAGCTGTACGAAACCGGTCAGG
Coding sequences within:
- the hemH gene encoding ferrochelatase, which translates into the protein MPFDAILLLAFGGPENMDEVRPFLANVLRGRPVPPQRLEAVVAHYALFNGRSPLKAITLRQADALRTALADDGLDLPVYVGMRNWHPYIHDTLDRMAADGVGRALGVIMSAQHSEAGWQRYQHDVAAAQERLGGRAPSVTYLPGWHEHPLFIDALSDLTQRAFAPIPQNRRPATPLVFTAHSVPSALPSTARYVTQIETGARLVADRLGHAAWRVAYQSRSGDPRTPWLDPDIGAVVRQLAAEGARECVVCPIGFVCDHMEVLYDLDTEARQIAEGLGLSMHRASTVNAHPAFIQMLAALVRQEWERA
- the hemE gene encoding uroporphyrinogen decarboxylase is translated as MKEPVFLQACRRQPTPYTPVWLMRQAGRYMPEYRAVRDKVSFLELCKTPELAAQVTVEAVERLGVDAAIIFADILLIVEPMGVGLEFSQGDGPVIHRPLRSGRDIDRLHAQPAAPALEFVFEAVRRARTALPQEIALIGFAGAPFTVASYLIEGGGSRHYIETKRLMYADPGAWRALMAYLVQVTTDYLNGQIAAGAQAVQLFDSWIGCLSPADYRSFILPHMQALIGGLAPGVPVIHFGTNTAGLLELLAEAGGDVIGVDWRTDLDAAWPRIGFDRAVQGNLDPISLFAPLDILRDRTARVLDAAAGRPGHVFNLGHGILPHTPVEQVIALVELVHEMSAR
- a CDS encoding alpha/beta hydrolase → MSELLTHHTKMINGFRMHYVTAGSGYPLVFVHGWPQSWYEWRKIMPALAERFTVIAPDLRGLGDSGRPLTGYDKRTLASDVHALVQSLGYDKIGLTGHDWGGAVAYYLAYDHPEMVERLMILDMIPGLGRTGDKMDLQLAQRFWHVFFHAGIPDLAERLVSTNVRAYLSHFYTSPDYNYSPTVFSKEDIDEYVRVYSAPGALRAGFQYYATGLNQDLDNLKSCTEKLTMPILAWGGERFMADIVSVWQGVAENVQGGAVPECGHFIAEEQPAFVIQQATGFFEPLRSRA
- the sugE gene encoding quaternary ammonium compound efflux SMR transporter SugE, with translation MAWLSVFIAGVFETVWAIGMKYSDGFSRLWPSVLTIGAMLISFGLLSYALKTLPVGTTYAVWTGIGAAGTALLGMLLFGESRDAARLVCIGLIIAGILGLRLVEQP
- a CDS encoding LLM class flavin-dependent oxidoreductase, producing the protein MKFGLHYQLPHAPHETAVERYRTSLDQAVYGETLGFESVWPVEQHFNAEFSLLPSPLLWLAALSERTRTIRLGIGIILLPLSHPVRVAEEVATLDTLSNGRVEFGIGRGVFPSHFAGFGIPQEESRERLLEGLELILRAWTQERFSYNGRFFQVEDLSVVPKPVQQPHPAVHVAANTAETYELMGRLGYSILSASQVNTFAKLRELIPLYRRAYREAGHQGSDRETLTLLSPVFVGESPAQIRDTVEPSIMRFIQSVINAFPPIQDDGSDRNRLLQEAADRLRRTTFEQVCEAMAVYDTPEACVERLKSLEEEFGMGRMLCWFNTGGLIPHEQVKRSMQLFADKVMPHFS